From the genome of Malus domestica chromosome 04, GDT2T_hap1, one region includes:
- the LOC103433998 gene encoding uncharacterized protein — translation MAKKKVTHQPIDTKEETNHTAHKAATMDEPSEKLENLKALNSLLLKETKDRRQQVEALVQAKAGLESQLSRFRVESESLVSELSGKSEENVGLELEMSVYGVFVLAQLGQMRREKAEVEKAMSEREGEIVGLKRDVEELAGGLEIEMGKLSRVCRERDCVKRDFGGLAEEANELKLKVVEMEKKERVFSEEFEKLKVQCNGLVQEKFGKEREVEIAMREKELAEMKHAESERAIEDLKMEIERVVREKNEIEKEKTGQEARIFRLENEAGQLSKIELGLRKDNEALQMKVLELENSVEEAMGTGEVLQREIKVLGEEKREKEQSFEKLNEEVKSQKELLDMVTEELKKKEERIKEIELKKSEIEGAKVKQEKEIAKLISQVVKERDFVCSLQNSSDEQKDKNAWLVSEVSQYKDALDRVTQEKAAALKNLDEEKKKVEDLMLTISGREKTIKEIEKELEKLRSVSENIAEENKAMESRLESLVKEKDLMQKDLVEAQRKIRDWEAKFESEGTKLTRALTMLKNTAARISSTSEGKEEVATSDHNVGEEIQPYVAELDAIQNAFRNKEKMVGDLQKQLESLQKSSEAQKKKSFWTLISSATTLIAAASIAYVSKSR, via the coding sequence ATGGCCAAAAAGAAAGTGACCCATCAACCCATTGACACCAAAGAAGAAACCAACCACACTGCCCACAAAGCCGCCACAATGGACGAGCCCTCCGAGAAGCTCGAGAACCTCAAGGCCCTCAACTCTCTGCTGCTCAAGGAGACCAAGGACCGCCGGCAGCAGGTGGAGGCGCTGGTGCAGGCCAAGGCGGGTTTGGAGTCCCAGCTGAGTCGGTTCCGGGTGGAAAGTGAGTCGCTTGTGAGCGAGTTGAGTGGGAAGAGCGAGGAAAATGTTGGGTTGGAGTTGGAAATGAGTGTTTATGGTGTTTTTGTTCTGGCCCAGTTGGGGCaaatgaggagagagaaagctgAGGTTGAGAAGGCgatgagtgagagagagggtgagaTTGTGGGGCTGAAAAGGGATGTGGAGGAGCTTGCGGGTGGGCTCGAAATCGAGATGGGGAAGCTGAGCAGAGTGTGCCGGGAGAGGGATTGTGTGAAGAGAGATTTTGGTGGGCTGGCCGAGGAGGCGAATGAGTTGAAGTTGAAAGTGGTGGAAatggagaagaaagagagggtTTTCAGCGAGGAATTTGAGAAGTTGAAAGTGCAATGTAATGGGTTGGTGCAGGAGAAGTTTGGGAAGGAAAGGGAGGTTGAAATTGCAATGAGAGAGAAGGAGTTGGCCGAGATGAAGCATGCTGAGTCGGAGAGAGCGATCGAGGATTTGAAGATGGAGATTGAGAGGGTTGTGAGAGAAAAGAATGAGATTGAGAAGGAAAAGACCGGGCAGGAAGCAAGGATTTTTCGATTGGAGAATGAAGCGGGGCAGTTGAGTAAGATCGAATTGGGTTTGAGGAAGGATAATGAAGCATTGCAGATGAAGGTTTTGGAGTTGGAGAATAGTGTTGAGGAGGCTATGGGTACGGGAGAGGTGTTGCAGAGGGAGATTAAGGTTTTGGGGGAAGAGAAGAGGGAGAAGGAGCAGAGTTTCGAGAAGTTAAATGAAGAAGTAAAATCACAGAAGGAACTTTTGGATATGGTTACTGAGGAAttgaagaaaaaggaggaaagAATCAAGGAAATCGAGCTAAAGAAGAGTGAGATTGAGGGGGCAAAAGTGAAGCAAGAGAAGGAAATTGCTAAATTGATAAGTCAAGTGGTAAAAGAAAGGGATTTTGTGTGTTCGTTGCAAAATTCATCCGACGAGCAGAAGGACAAGAATGCGTGGTTGGTTTCTGAAGTTAGTCAATATAAAGATGCCCTTGATCGTGTTACGCAGGAGAAGGCAGCGGCTCTGAAGAATTTGgatgaggagaagaagaaagtggaAGACTTAATGCTGACTATTTCGGGGAGGGAGAAGACGATTAAAGAAATCGAGAAAGAGTTGGAGAAACTGAGGAGTGTTAGTGAGAACATTGCCGAGGAAAACAAGGCCATGGAGAGCCGGTTGGAATCATTGGTTAAGGAAAAAGATTTGATGCAGAAGGACCTTGTCGAGGCTCAGAGGAAAATTCGTGATTGGGAGGCTAAATTTGAATCAGAAGGAACCAAGTTGACGCGGGCTTTGACTATGCTGAAGAACACCGCAGCACGCATATCTTCGACATCCGAAGGCAAGGAAGAAGTGGCTACCAGTGATCACAATGTTGGGGAAGAAATTCAGCCATATGTGGCGGAGTTGGATGCCATACAGAATGCTTTCAGAAACAAGGAGAAGATGGTCGGAGACTTGCAGAAACAACTTGAGTCTCTGCAGAAGTCGTCAGAGgcgcagaagaagaagagtttCTGGACTTTGATCTCATCGGCGACAACCCTTATTGCTGCAGCTTCAATTGCATATGTTTCCAAATCACGCTGA
- the LOC103433997 gene encoding gibberellin receptor GID1C-like has translation MSGGNEVNVSESRMVVPLNTWVLISNFKLSYNLLRRPDGTFNRHLAEFLDRKVPANSNPVDGVVSFDVIIDRETSLLSRIYHPDDANLSPLNIVDPERAVSQEVLPVIVFFHGGSFAHSSSNSGIYDILCRRLVGICKAVVVSVNYRRAPENRYPCAYDDGWTALRWVNSRSWLKSTRDSNVHIYLAGDSSGGNIVHNVALRAAESGINVLGNILLNPMFGGQERTESELRLDGKYFVTIQDRDWYWRAFLPDGEDRDHPACNPFGPRGQSLEAVKFPKSLVVVAGLDLVQDWQLAYARGLESAGKNIKLMYLEQATIGFYLLPNNEHFYTVMDEISKFVLSDN, from the exons ATGTCTGGGGGCAATGAAGTCAACGTTAGTGAATCCAGG ATGGTGGTTCCATTGAATACATGGGTCCTCATCTCCAATTTTAAGCTGTCATACAATCTTCTGCGCCGCCCTGACGGGACCTTCAACCGCCACTTGGCAGAATTCCTTGACCGGAAAGTGCCAGCCAATTCTAACCCTGTTGATGGGGTTGTCTCGTTTGATGTCATCATCGACCGTGAAACTAGCCTGCTCAGTCGAATCTATCATCCGGACGATGCTAATCTATCCCCGCTGAACATTGTTGATCCTGAGAGAGCGGTGAGCCAAGAGGTTCTTCCTGTCATAGTTTtcttccatggtggaagcttTGCACACTCCTCTTCAAACAGTGGTATATATGATATTCTGTGTCGCCGACTAGTTGGTATCTGCAAGGCTGTAGTGGTCTCTGTGAATTATCGTAGGGCTCCTGAAAATCGCTATCCATGTGCCTATGATGATGGATGGACAGCCCTGAGGTGGGTGAACTCTAGATCATGGCTTAAAAGTACAAGGGACTCAAACGTTCATATCTATCTAGCTGGCGATAGCTCTGGCGGGAACATTGTACACAATGTTGCTTTAAGAGCAGCAGAATCTGGAATCAATGTACTGGGAAATATACTGCTCAACCCTATGTTTGGTGGGCAGGAGCGGACTGAATCCGAGTTGCGATTGGATGGGAAATACTTTGTAACCATCCAAGACCGGGACTGGTACTGGAGAGCTTTTCTCCCTGATGGTGAAGATAGGGACCATCCAGCATGTAACCCATTTGGTCCCCGTGGTCAAAGCCTCGAAGCTGTCAAGTTCCCGAAGAGCCTTGTTGTGGTGGCTGGTTTGGATCTTGTTCAGGACTGGCAATTGGCTTACGCCAGAGGGCTCGAGAGTGCTGGCAAAAACATCAAACTTATGTATCTTGAGCAGGCCACAATTGGTTTCTACCTGTTGCCGAATAATGAGCATTTCTACACCGTGATGGATGAGATAAGTAAATTCGTGCTCTCCGATAATTGA